AAATCCCTGACTGAAATCAAGGATGTTCTGGCTTCTCGCGGTCTGTCCCTCGGTATGCGCCTCGACAACTGGCCGCCGGCAAGTCTGAAGAAAGACGATAAGGCGACTGCCTGATCGTCATCATCACCGAACGTGAGTTTGGTAAGGAATTGAACCATGCGTCATCGTAAAAGTGGCCGTCACCTCAGCCGCACCAGCGCACACCGCAAGGCCATGTTCCAGAACATGGCGGTATCGCTGTTCGAGCATGAGCTGATCAAAACTACTCTGCCGAAAGCCAAAGAGCTGCGTCGCGTTGCCGAGCCGCTGATTACTCTGGCTAAAGAAGACAGCGTTGCCAATCGTCGTCTGGCCTTCGATCGTACTCGTTCGAAAG
This DNA window, taken from Pseudomonas sp. SG20056, encodes the following:
- the rplQ gene encoding 50S ribosomal protein L17; protein product: MRHRKSGRHLSRTSAHRKAMFQNMAVSLFEHELIKTTLPKAKELRRVAEPLITLAKEDSVANRRLAFDRTRSKAIVGKLFNDLGKRYATRQGGYLRILKCGFRTGDNAPMAYVELVDRPVAGAAVDAE